One region of Aurantimonas sp. HBX-1 genomic DNA includes:
- a CDS encoding hybrid sensor histidine kinase/response regulator, translating to MHSGIIVVTAIAYLLLLFAVAWWGDRRATRHAARTSRPGVYALSLAVYCTSWTFFGSVGVAARDGLSFLAIYLGPILVFMLAPRFIERLVRHAKAERITTVADFIGSRYGKNPSVAALATVIAIIGTVPYISLQLKAISTSVATLVTHYSATPEMPPMFADLALLVATVLGVFAILFGTRHADATEHQDGLVLAVAMESMVKLGTFLAVGIWVTFVLFEPRALLDAARAHPGFSATFDGQIGGHFLASMGLSALVILLLPRQFHMTVVENRTREEIRRARWLFPLYLVLINIFVAPIAAAGVLMLGPSVDADLYVMSLPLSQGQDALALLAFLGGLSAATAMVIVASVALSIMISNDLVLPWLLKRRGHGTDARPDETRLILNVRRSAILVVVFLGYGYYRFAGIGSGLASIGLLSFAAIAQLAPAFLAGLFWKRANARGAMAGLAAGIIGWAYTLLLPALFGPSAVANSLDGIPSAGPAMDPLLYGSLVSLSANVAGLVLGSLSRQSKPLERIQASIFTSNDAGPAAGLRRTRADVTVGELRATIARYLGPERTDRSLARFAESEERHLVEDAPADSATIRFSEQLLTSAIGSASSRLVLSLLFQRHAKSSPSALRLLDDASEALQYNRDLLRIALEQVDQGLAIFDADYRLTFWNRQFRDLVGLSPEFGQIGTPLTVVLEELLGAGEIDRAEYQASFEVLTRPPALRQISLIQSGRVLEFRANPMPEGGLVATVSDMTERVRRAAALREMNETLEERVRHRTAELLTANAELGKARHAADAANLGKTRFLAAAGHDILQPLNAARLYVSALQERHQNLPGTELAANIGSSLEAVEAIIGAVLDISRLDAGGMQAKIEDFPLGPLLRQIETDIRPLAEEKNLSLRFVGTSVAVRSDRNLLRRLIQNLVSNAVKYTPAGKVVVGVRHRGNRRIEIEVADSGIGIPADKLQSIYQEFVRLDEGTRTARGLGLGLSVVDRIARVLDLPVTATSEHGRGTRFRVGLKLARTRPVEITRTEAAPAPGGVSLRGTHVLCIDNEAAIRDGMQTLLSGWGCRVDAFATGAEAAAALAARGAVPDIALVDYHLDFGTGLEAILLLRKALDTGLPAILVTADRSPQVREEALAVDVDVLTKPLRPASLRAAMARRGGRREAAE from the coding sequence GTGCATAGCGGTATCATCGTCGTCACCGCCATCGCCTATCTGCTGCTGCTCTTCGCGGTCGCCTGGTGGGGCGACCGTCGTGCCACGCGTCACGCCGCGCGCACAAGCCGTCCCGGCGTCTATGCACTGAGCCTTGCGGTCTACTGCACGTCATGGACGTTCTTCGGCTCGGTCGGCGTCGCGGCGCGGGACGGGCTGTCGTTCCTGGCGATCTATCTCGGGCCGATCCTGGTGTTCATGCTGGCGCCACGCTTCATCGAGCGGCTGGTGCGCCACGCCAAGGCCGAGCGCATCACCACCGTCGCCGACTTCATCGGCTCGCGTTACGGCAAGAATCCCTCGGTGGCGGCGCTGGCGACGGTGATCGCCATCATCGGCACCGTGCCGTACATCTCGCTGCAGCTGAAGGCGATCTCCACCAGCGTGGCGACGCTGGTGACGCACTATTCCGCGACCCCCGAGATGCCGCCGATGTTCGCCGACCTAGCGCTGCTGGTGGCCACGGTGCTCGGAGTGTTCGCCATCCTCTTCGGCACCCGCCACGCCGACGCGACCGAGCACCAGGACGGACTCGTCCTCGCCGTCGCCATGGAATCGATGGTCAAGCTGGGGACGTTCCTCGCGGTCGGGATCTGGGTGACATTCGTCCTGTTCGAGCCGCGCGCGCTGCTCGACGCGGCAAGGGCGCATCCCGGGTTCTCGGCGACGTTCGACGGCCAGATCGGCGGGCACTTCCTCGCCTCGATGGGCCTCAGCGCGCTGGTGATCCTGCTGTTGCCCCGGCAGTTCCACATGACGGTGGTGGAGAACCGCACGCGCGAGGAAATCCGGCGCGCCCGCTGGCTGTTCCCGCTCTATCTCGTGCTGATCAACATCTTCGTCGCCCCGATCGCCGCCGCCGGCGTCCTCATGCTCGGCCCGAGCGTCGATGCCGACCTCTACGTCATGTCGCTGCCGCTGTCGCAGGGCCAGGATGCGCTGGCCCTGCTGGCGTTCCTCGGCGGGCTTTCGGCCGCGACCGCCATGGTCATCGTCGCCAGCGTCGCGCTGTCGATCATGATCTCCAACGACCTGGTGCTGCCATGGCTCCTGAAGCGTCGCGGCCACGGCACCGACGCCAGGCCGGACGAGACCCGCCTGATCCTCAACGTCCGGCGATCGGCGATCCTCGTCGTGGTGTTCCTCGGCTACGGCTATTATCGCTTCGCCGGCATCGGCAGCGGCCTTGCCTCGATCGGCCTGCTCTCCTTCGCCGCCATCGCGCAGCTGGCACCCGCCTTCCTGGCCGGGCTGTTCTGGAAGCGGGCGAATGCGCGCGGCGCAATGGCCGGCCTCGCGGCCGGCATCATCGGCTGGGCTTACACGCTGCTTCTGCCGGCGCTGTTCGGTCCCTCGGCGGTGGCCAATTCCCTCGACGGCATCCCCAGCGCCGGCCCGGCGATGGATCCGCTGCTCTACGGCAGCCTCGTCAGCCTGTCGGCGAACGTCGCCGGCCTCGTCCTCGGCTCGCTCAGCCGCCAGTCGAAGCCGCTGGAACGGATCCAGGCCTCGATCTTCACCTCCAACGACGCCGGACCGGCGGCCGGGCTGCGGCGAACCCGCGCAGACGTCACCGTCGGCGAGCTCCGCGCGACGATCGCCCGCTATCTCGGGCCCGAGCGCACCGACCGTTCGCTCGCCCGTTTCGCCGAGAGCGAGGAACGCCACCTCGTCGAGGACGCGCCCGCCGACAGCGCCACGATCCGCTTCTCCGAGCAACTTCTGACCTCGGCGATCGGCTCGGCCTCGTCGCGGCTGGTGCTTTCGCTGCTGTTCCAGCGCCACGCCAAGTCCAGCCCCTCGGCGCTGCGGCTGCTCGACGACGCGTCCGAGGCGCTCCAGTACAATCGCGACCTGCTGCGCATCGCGCTCGAGCAGGTCGACCAGGGGCTGGCGATCTTCGATGCCGACTACCGGCTGACGTTCTGGAACCGGCAGTTCCGCGACCTGGTGGGGCTGTCGCCGGAATTCGGCCAGATCGGCACGCCGCTGACCGTCGTCCTGGAGGAACTGCTCGGTGCCGGCGAAATCGACCGCGCCGAGTACCAGGCGAGTTTCGAGGTCCTCACCCGCCCGCCGGCGCTCCGGCAGATCAGCCTCATCCAGTCCGGCCGGGTGCTCGAATTCCGCGCCAACCCGATGCCGGAAGGCGGCCTCGTCGCCACCGTCTCCGACATGACCGAGCGCGTGCGCCGCGCCGCGGCGCTGCGGGAGATGAACGAGACGCTGGAGGAGCGGGTGCGCCACCGTACGGCGGAACTCCTCACCGCCAACGCCGAGCTCGGCAAGGCCCGCCACGCCGCGGATGCCGCCAATCTCGGCAAGACCCGCTTCCTTGCCGCCGCCGGCCACGACATCCTGCAGCCGCTGAACGCCGCGCGCCTCTACGTCTCGGCGCTGCAGGAGCGCCACCAGAACCTGCCAGGCACCGAGCTGGCGGCCAATATCGGATCCTCCCTCGAGGCGGTCGAGGCGATCATCGGCGCGGTGCTGGACATCTCGCGGCTCGACGCCGGCGGCATGCAGGCGAAGATCGAGGATTTCCCGCTGGGGCCGCTGCTCCGCCAGATCGAGACCGACATAAGGCCGCTGGCGGAGGAGAAGAACCTGTCGCTGCGCTTCGTCGGGACCAGCGTCGCGGTGCGCTCCGACCGCAACCTGCTGCGGCGGCTGATCCAGAACCTCGTCTCGAACGCCGTCAAATACACGCCCGCCGGCAAGGTCGTCGTCGGTGTGCGCCACCGCGGCAATCGCCGCATCGAGATCGAGGTCGCCGACAGCGGCATCGGCATTCCGGCCGACAAGCTCCAGTCGATCTATCAGGAATTCGTGCGGCTGGACGAGGGCACCCGCACGGCGCGCGGCCTCGGGCTCGGCCTGTCGGTGGTCGACCGCATCGCCCGGGTGCTCGACCTGCCGGTCACCGCGACCTCCGAGCATGGCCGCGGCACGCGCTTCCGCGTCGGCTTGAAGCTGGCGCGCACCCGGCCGGTCGAGATCACCCGTACCGAGGCGGCGCCGGCGCCGGGCGGCGTCTCGCTGCGCGGCACGCATGTGCTTTGCATCGACAACGAGGCGGCGATCCGCGACGGCATGCAGACGCTGCTGAGCGGCTGGGGCTGCCGGGTCGACGCCTTTGCCACCGGCGCCGAGGCGGCGGCGGCGCTGGCGGCGCGGGGCGCCGTGCCGGACATCGCGCTGGTCGACTATCACCTCGACTTCGGCACGGGACTGGAGGCGATCCTCCTGCTGCGCAAGGCGCTCGATACGGGCCTGCCGGCCATCCTGGTGACGGCGGACCGCTCCCCGCAGGTACGGGAGGAGGCACTGGCGGTCGATGTCGACGTGCTGACCAAGCCGCTGCGGCCCGCCTCGCTCAGGGCGGCGATGGCACGGCGCGGCGGGCGGCGGGAAGCGGCCGAATAG
- a CDS encoding quinone-dependent dihydroorotate dehydrogenase — protein MKRLYQLVRPAIFRLDPERAHALSLAALKRGFVPTMNVPVDDRLRVRVAGIAFPNPLGLAAGYDKNAEVPDAALRLGFGFAEVGTLTPQPQEGNPKPRIFRLEHDRAIINRLGFNNEGHADAAERLEARARKLGIIGVNVGANKDAADRVADYVEGVNRFEGLASYLTINISSPNTPGLRAFQSGSELDRLLVAVVAARDGYAALSATARKPLFVKVAPDLAPGQVEEIAAAVLKRGIDGLIVSNTTLSRPGLGPDPHLHEAGGLSGRPLMALSTYVLAQFRKALGPEFPLIGVGGVDSAASALRKIEAGADLVQLYTGLVYGGPELPTRILTGMLRHLERTGTAHIADIRDTRLDEVLASPPPGV, from the coding sequence ATGAAACGCCTCTACCAGCTGGTTCGGCCGGCGATCTTCCGCCTCGATCCGGAACGGGCCCATGCGCTGTCGCTGGCGGCGCTGAAGCGGGGCTTCGTGCCGACGATGAACGTGCCCGTCGACGACCGGCTGCGCGTCCGGGTGGCCGGCATCGCCTTTCCCAATCCGCTGGGCCTTGCCGCTGGCTACGACAAGAATGCCGAGGTGCCGGACGCCGCCCTCCGGCTCGGTTTCGGCTTCGCGGAGGTCGGCACGCTGACGCCGCAGCCGCAGGAGGGCAATCCCAAGCCGCGGATCTTCCGGCTGGAGCACGACCGCGCCATCATCAACCGCCTCGGCTTCAACAACGAAGGCCATGCCGACGCGGCGGAGCGGCTGGAGGCAAGGGCCCGCAAGCTCGGCATCATCGGCGTCAATGTCGGGGCCAACAAGGACGCGGCCGACCGCGTCGCCGACTATGTCGAGGGGGTGAACCGCTTCGAGGGGCTGGCGAGCTACCTTACCATCAACATTTCCTCGCCCAACACCCCCGGGCTGCGGGCCTTCCAGAGCGGGTCGGAGCTCGACCGGCTGCTGGTCGCGGTGGTGGCGGCGCGCGACGGGTATGCGGCGCTTTCGGCGACGGCCCGCAAGCCGCTCTTCGTCAAGGTCGCGCCCGACCTCGCGCCCGGCCAGGTCGAGGAGATCGCCGCGGCGGTGCTCAAGCGGGGCATCGACGGGCTGATCGTCTCGAACACCACGCTGTCGCGGCCGGGGCTCGGCCCGGACCCGCACCTGCACGAGGCCGGCGGTCTGTCTGGCCGGCCGCTGATGGCGCTGTCGACCTACGTGCTCGCGCAGTTCCGCAAGGCGCTCGGCCCGGAGTTTCCGCTGATCGGCGTCGGCGGCGTCGACAGCGCGGCGTCGGCCTTGCGCAAGATCGAGGCCGGGGCGGACCTCGTGCAGCTCTATACCGGCCTGGTCTATGGCGGGCCGGAACTGCCGACACGCATCCTCACCGGCATGCTTCGGCATCTTGAACGGACGGGAACGGCCCATATCGCGGACATCCGCGACACCCGGCTCGACGAGGTGCTGGCGTCGCCGCCGCCGGGCGTCTGA
- a CDS encoding histidine kinase dimerization/phosphoacceptor domain -containing protein, whose amino-acid sequence MKQRDDWHLTEIIGHELGRGDPFAAAIRGTRMSMIITDPRQDDNPIVFANKAFQELTGYERDEIIGRNCRFLQGPDTDGAAIAAIRDAVAAERSINVDLLNYRKDGSSFWNSLYVSPVRGEDGAVQFFFASQLDMTIRVEAEQALARQKASIEAEVKARTRDLEAALEAKTLLLHEVDHRVKNNLTMIGSLLRLQSRSIPDPRFRRTLETMLERVDALAAVHRRLYQNGDITRFDVGAFAESLAEDVLGASGRSDIVLKSDCETVHIAADQAAPVGLILNELITNAVKHAYGDGRGGELALGVRQMDGHALIDLRDDGPGFDAQDVLDGSVGRSLVARLSKQIGAETEWTGAASGTHVSIRFPVAS is encoded by the coding sequence ATGAAGCAGCGGGACGACTGGCATCTGACCGAGATCATCGGGCACGAGCTCGGGCGCGGGGATCCCTTCGCGGCTGCCATTCGGGGCACCCGGATGTCGATGATCATCACCGACCCGCGCCAGGACGACAACCCGATCGTGTTCGCCAACAAGGCGTTCCAGGAACTCACCGGCTACGAGCGGGACGAGATCATCGGCCGCAACTGCCGCTTCCTGCAGGGCCCCGATACCGATGGCGCCGCCATCGCGGCCATCCGTGACGCCGTGGCGGCGGAGCGGTCGATCAATGTCGACCTGCTCAACTACCGCAAGGACGGCAGCAGCTTCTGGAACTCGCTCTATGTCAGCCCGGTGCGGGGCGAGGACGGCGCGGTGCAGTTCTTCTTCGCCTCGCAGCTCGACATGACGATAAGGGTCGAGGCGGAGCAGGCGCTGGCGCGGCAGAAGGCCAGCATCGAGGCCGAAGTCAAGGCCCGTACCCGGGACCTCGAGGCGGCGCTGGAAGCCAAGACGCTGCTTCTCCACGAGGTGGACCACCGCGTGAAGAACAATCTGACGATGATCGGCTCGCTGCTGCGCCTGCAGTCGCGCTCGATCCCCGACCCGCGCTTCCGGCGTACCCTCGAGACCATGCTGGAGCGGGTGGACGCGCTGGCGGCGGTGCATCGCCGGCTCTACCAGAACGGCGACATCACGCGGTTCGACGTCGGCGCCTTCGCCGAGAGCCTGGCCGAAGACGTGCTCGGCGCCAGCGGCCGCTCCGACATCGTCCTGAAGAGCGACTGCGAGACGGTGCACATCGCGGCCGATCAGGCCGCGCCCGTCGGCCTGATCCTCAACGAGCTGATCACCAACGCCGTCAAGCACGCCTATGGCGACGGACGCGGCGGCGAACTCGCCCTCGGCGTCCGTCAGATGGACGGGCACGCGCTGATAGACCTCAGGGACGACGGTCCGGGCTTCGACGCGCAGGACGTGCTCGACGGGTCGGTCGGCCGCTCCCTCGTCGCGCGACTGTCGAAGCAGATCGGCGCGGAGACTGAATGGACAGGGGCTGCGTCCGGCACGCATGTCTCGATCCGCTTCCCGGTGGCCTCGTGA
- the mscL gene encoding large conductance mechanosensitive channel protein MscL: MLKEFKEFALRGNMVDLAIGIIIGAAFSGLVNSIVSDLFMPVVAVITGGVDFTNKFIALGSGVTATDLAGAREQGPVLAYGNFLTLTINFLIIAFILFLVVKGMNRVKRQEAAKPPEIAEVPRNEKLLEEIRDLMAVATERTPRV; the protein is encoded by the coding sequence ATGCTGAAGGAGTTCAAGGAGTTTGCCCTCAGGGGCAACATGGTGGACCTTGCCATCGGCATCATCATCGGCGCGGCCTTTTCCGGCCTGGTCAATTCCATCGTCAGCGACCTGTTCATGCCGGTAGTGGCGGTGATCACCGGCGGCGTCGATTTCACCAACAAGTTCATCGCGCTGGGCAGCGGCGTGACGGCCACCGATCTGGCCGGCGCGCGCGAGCAGGGACCGGTGCTCGCCTACGGCAACTTCCTCACGCTGACGATCAATTTCCTGATCATCGCCTTCATCCTGTTCCTCGTCGTGAAGGGGATGAACCGGGTGAAGCGCCAGGAGGCGGCCAAGCCCCCGGAGATCGCCGAGGTTCCCCGCAACGAGAAGCTGCTCGAGGAGATCCGCGACCTGATGGCGGTGGCGACGGAGCGCACGCCCCGCGTCTGA
- a CDS encoding response regulator transcription factor, producing the protein MLASRLTAAGEGRSMGHVFIVADDHPLFRGALREILASLPEPGTIIEAADFDETARALTENPEADLLLLDLAMPGTSGLSGLALLRAEHPSVPIAIVSGSEDAPIVARALDLGASGFIPKSTGFEEIRRAIQTLLAGDVWLPPDVPLDAERDPEVTELIQRIRTLTPQQTRVLTMLGRGLLNKQIAYELGISEATIKAHVSAVLLKLGVDSRTQAVIRLSKLGIDLDTGFLA; encoded by the coding sequence ATGCTGGCATCGAGGCTGACCGCGGCAGGGGAGGGGCGCAGCATGGGCCATGTCTTCATCGTGGCGGACGATCATCCGCTGTTTCGCGGCGCGCTGCGGGAGATCCTCGCGTCGCTGCCGGAGCCCGGCACGATCATCGAGGCCGCCGATTTCGACGAGACCGCCCGCGCCCTGACCGAAAATCCCGAGGCCGATCTACTCCTGCTGGACCTCGCCATGCCCGGCACCAGCGGGCTTTCCGGCCTGGCGCTGCTGCGCGCCGAGCATCCGTCGGTCCCCATCGCCATCGTGTCCGGCAGCGAGGACGCGCCGATCGTCGCGCGGGCACTGGATCTCGGCGCTTCGGGCTTCATCCCGAAATCCACCGGCTTCGAGGAGATCCGCCGGGCGATCCAGACGCTCCTTGCCGGCGACGTCTGGCTGCCGCCGGACGTGCCGCTGGACGCCGAGCGCGACCCCGAGGTGACCGAGCTGATCCAGCGGATCCGCACGCTGACGCCGCAGCAGACCCGCGTCCTGACCATGCTCGGGCGCGGGCTGCTCAACAAGCAGATCGCCTACGAGCTCGGCATCTCCGAAGCGACGATCAAGGCGCATGTCTCGGCCGTACTGCTCAAGCTGGGCGTCGACAGCCGCACCCAGGCGGTGATCCGGCTGTCCAAGCTCGGCATCGACCTCGACACCGGCTTCCTCGCCTGA
- a CDS encoding DUF952 domain-containing protein: MDEIIYKIAPRPLWQAAEAKGRFDGAPVDAADGFIHFSTGAQVRETAERHFAGQRDLVLVAVDARRLGDALRWETSRGGALFPHLYGPLPLEAVLWSEELPLAPDGHHQFPGSVR, from the coding sequence ATGGACGAGATCATCTACAAGATCGCCCCGCGGCCATTGTGGCAGGCGGCCGAGGCCAAGGGCCGGTTCGACGGCGCCCCGGTCGACGCGGCCGACGGCTTCATCCATTTTTCCACCGGCGCGCAGGTCCGCGAGACCGCCGAGCGGCATTTCGCCGGCCAGCGCGATCTCGTGCTGGTCGCCGTCGATGCGCGACGCCTCGGCGACGCGCTGCGCTGGGAGACGTCGCGCGGCGGGGCGCTGTTCCCGCATCTCTACGGACCGCTGCCGCTCGAGGCGGTGCTGTGGAGCGAGGAACTGCCGCTGGCGCCGGACGGGCATCACCAGTTTCCCGGCAGCGTGCGATGA
- a CDS encoding pyridoxal phosphate-dependent aminotransferase, which translates to MSDLSRLSREAVEAPESGIVAVMTYARGREGLIPLWAGEGDLSTPAFISDAAAASLAAGETFYTWQRGIPELRQALAAYTERLYGRPVAPERFFVTGSGMQAIQLAIACVASPGDEVVYLGPAWPNFAAAVGVKGAVAREVSLDFTAAGWHLDLQKLADAIGPKTRALFINTPSNPTGWTASTAELRAILELARANGISVIADEIYNRFYYEGGRAPSFHDVMEEGDSIFFVNSFSKNWAMTGWRIGWIETSAGYGDVLENLIQYSTSGVATFMQRAAVAALEDGESFVASQIERAARARDIFADRLLATNRVSLTPPAGAFYAFFAVDGISDTRTAAFRLVDEALVGLAPGTAFGPAGARFLRACFHRRLDEVEIAADRIANWIGRSA; encoded by the coding sequence ATGAGCGATCTTTCACGCCTCAGCCGCGAGGCGGTCGAGGCGCCGGAGAGCGGCATCGTCGCCGTGATGACCTATGCCCGCGGCCGCGAGGGGCTGATCCCGCTGTGGGCCGGAGAGGGCGATCTGTCGACGCCCGCCTTCATCAGCGACGCGGCCGCCGCCAGCCTTGCCGCCGGCGAGACCTTCTACACCTGGCAGCGCGGCATCCCGGAGCTGCGCCAGGCGCTCGCCGCCTATACCGAGCGGCTCTACGGCCGCCCTGTTGCGCCGGAGCGGTTCTTCGTCACCGGCTCCGGCATGCAGGCGATCCAGCTCGCCATCGCCTGCGTCGCGAGCCCCGGCGACGAGGTGGTCTATCTGGGACCCGCCTGGCCGAACTTCGCCGCCGCCGTTGGCGTCAAGGGTGCGGTGGCGCGCGAGGTGTCGCTCGACTTCACCGCGGCCGGCTGGCATCTCGACCTGCAGAAGCTCGCCGACGCCATCGGGCCGAAGACCCGCGCTTTGTTCATCAACACCCCGTCCAACCCGACCGGCTGGACCGCCAGCACGGCGGAGCTGCGGGCGATCCTGGAACTTGCCCGGGCGAACGGCATCTCGGTGATCGCCGACGAGATCTACAACCGCTTCTACTACGAAGGCGGCCGCGCGCCGTCCTTCCACGACGTCATGGAGGAGGGCGACTCGATCTTCTTCGTCAACTCCTTCTCCAAGAACTGGGCGATGACGGGCTGGCGCATCGGCTGGATCGAGACCAGCGCCGGCTACGGCGACGTGCTGGAGAACCTGATCCAGTACTCGACCTCGGGCGTCGCCACCTTCATGCAGCGGGCCGCCGTCGCGGCGCTTGAGGACGGCGAGAGCTTCGTCGCCAGCCAGATCGAACGGGCGGCCCGGGCGCGCGACATCTTCGCCGACCGGCTGCTCGCCACCAACCGCGTGTCGCTGACCCCGCCGGCCGGCGCCTTCTATGCGTTCTTCGCCGTGGACGGGATCAGCGACACCCGCACCGCCGCGTTCCGGCTGGTCGACGAGGCGCTGGTGGGACTTGCCCCCGGAACCGCCTTCGGCCCGGCGGGCGCGCGTTTCCTTAGGGCCTGTTTCCATCGCCGGCTCGACGAGGTCGAGATCGCCGCGGACCGCATCGCGAACTGGATCGGCCGGTCCGCGTGA
- a CDS encoding secondary thiamine-phosphate synthase enzyme YjbQ encodes MQQHIEILAVATPGRAMLDVSRRVGERLRAAGAEDGLVTLFVRHTSASLLIQENADPDVRHDLLTALDRLAPEDAGYVHTLEGPDDMPAHIKSALTATSLAIPVMGGRMMLGTWQGIYLVEHRARPHAREIVLHFAGSLSASTEAGA; translated from the coding sequence ATGCAGCAGCATATCGAGATCCTCGCCGTCGCGACCCCCGGCCGCGCGATGCTGGACGTCAGCCGCCGCGTCGGCGAGCGGCTCCGCGCCGCCGGCGCTGAAGACGGGCTCGTCACCCTGTTCGTCCGCCATACCTCGGCGTCGCTGCTGATCCAGGAAAACGCCGATCCCGACGTCCGGCACGATCTGCTCACGGCGCTCGACCGGCTGGCGCCCGAGGACGCCGGCTACGTCCACACGCTCGAGGGTCCGGACGACATGCCCGCCCACATCAAGTCCGCGCTAACCGCGACGAGCCTCGCCATCCCGGTGATGGGCGGCCGGATGATGCTCGGCACCTGGCAGGGCATCTACCTCGTCGAGCACCGGGCGCGGCCCCATGCGCGCGAAATCGTCCTGCATTTCGCCGGAAGCCTTTCGGCCTCGACGGAAGCCGGCGCTTGA
- a CDS encoding response regulator, translating into MRAPPLKFLIVEDEALLAMDMEAMIEDAGHEVVGEASCVRALLGLPAETRPDIAFVDMHLAEGSSGIDACAYIRETWPDTYVVFVTGNPRKVPEDFAGGHGILPKPFVRSDVLRIMQYLEEGVFDPPPVSRPPASFLPSPRLAGSWAA; encoded by the coding sequence ATGCGTGCGCCGCCCCTGAAGTTCCTCATCGTCGAGGACGAAGCCCTTCTGGCCATGGACATGGAAGCCATGATCGAAGATGCCGGCCACGAGGTGGTGGGCGAGGCCAGCTGCGTGCGCGCGCTGCTCGGCCTCCCCGCCGAAACCCGACCCGACATCGCCTTCGTCGACATGCACCTGGCCGAAGGCTCCAGCGGGATCGACGCCTGCGCCTACATCCGCGAGACCTGGCCGGATACCTATGTGGTGTTCGTGACCGGCAATCCGCGCAAGGTGCCGGAAGACTTCGCCGGCGGCCACGGCATCCTGCCGAAACCGTTCGTGCGCAGCGACGTCCTGCGCATCATGCAGTACCTGGAGGAGGGGGTGTTTGACCCGCCGCCGGTGTCGCGGCCGCCCGCCAGCTTCCTGCCGTCGCCGCGGCTTGCCGGCTCCTGGGCCGCCTGA
- a CDS encoding alpha/beta hydrolase, producing MAKAQLTIDPAAFDPELTDPEITALNQRIIAEHKTRPDPWSVPVEKTRQLRKAGFGTFVMGPKDPAAETLVHLGPAGRRIEIRVLRPTDGQTRGTFLHFHGGGWVFGGSEESDPRLRQLADTTGLTVASVEYRLAPEHPFPAAPDDCISVAVALANGHLDLPRGWLAIGGESAGAHLAVLTLIRLRDEYSMMPYKAANLVAGCFDLSLTPSVRRFGEERLVLNTEDVKEFVLRFVPDHISLKDPAVSPLYADLAGLPPALFSCGTRDLLIDDTLFMASRWVASGNEAELSLTNGGAHVFESFPTEVGRQSLAKMEEFLRRKMASPI from the coding sequence ATGGCCAAAGCGCAACTGACAATCGATCCGGCGGCGTTCGATCCGGAACTGACGGATCCGGAGATCACTGCGCTGAACCAGCGGATCATCGCCGAGCACAAGACGCGCCCCGACCCCTGGTCGGTGCCGGTCGAAAAGACCCGCCAGCTGCGCAAGGCGGGTTTCGGGACCTTCGTCATGGGGCCGAAGGATCCGGCGGCGGAAACGCTGGTGCATCTCGGCCCGGCGGGGCGGCGGATCGAGATCCGCGTACTGCGGCCGACGGACGGCCAGACGCGCGGCACGTTCCTGCACTTCCATGGCGGCGGCTGGGTGTTCGGCGGCTCGGAGGAATCCGATCCGCGCCTGCGCCAGCTCGCCGACACGACCGGCCTGACCGTCGCCTCGGTCGAATACCGGCTGGCGCCCGAGCACCCCTTCCCGGCCGCGCCGGACGACTGCATCTCCGTCGCGGTGGCGCTCGCCAACGGCCATCTCGACCTGCCGCGCGGCTGGCTGGCGATCGGCGGCGAGTCGGCCGGCGCGCATCTCGCCGTGCTGACGCTGATCCGGCTGCGCGACGAGTACTCGATGATGCCCTACAAGGCCGCCAACCTCGTCGCCGGCTGCTTCGACCTGTCGCTGACCCCGAGCGTGCGCCGCTTCGGCGAGGAGCGGCTGGTGCTCAACACCGAGGACGTGAAGGAGTTCGTGCTCCGCTTCGTGCCCGACCACATCTCGCTGAAGGACCCGGCGGTGTCGCCGCTCTATGCCGACCTCGCCGGCCTGCCGCCGGCGCTGTTCAGCTGCGGCACCCGGGATCTGCTGATCGACGACACGCTGTTCATGGCGTCGCGCTGGGTCGCCTCCGGCAACGAGGCGGAACTGTCGCTGACCAATGGCGGCGCGCATGTCTTCGAGTCGTTCCCCACCGAGGTGGGGCGGCAGTCGCTGGCGAAGATGGAGGAATTCCTGCGGCGGAAGATGGCCTCGCCGATCTGA